One genomic window of Eriocheir sinensis breed Jianghai 21 chromosome 57, ASM2467909v1, whole genome shotgun sequence includes the following:
- the LOC126984530 gene encoding protein amalgam-like isoform X3, protein MRGVLGAFFHLLLLLLLFLLLLSGAECYTGGLGGLVQLRPAPHPRFLHPGTPANVSVQLGTTAHLHCKIAGLRDQSVSWYRKVGDEIHLITFGFQTYHNDDRFAMTYQHPHDWRLRVRFVQHRDEGTYQCQVSTHPPMSRTVHMHVVEAAMQILDERGVVLREKFYHTGSTIELRCKVSNVPTATALTLTWYRGHLRLNYDAPRGGVSVKTELRGTTAHSWLRVGNAVIEDSGTYYCNVTNLAATSVNIHVVPEKYPAAIQGGGAVSPNPPLTLLPLLLLLLLLHPSPPPHR, encoded by the exons ATGAGAGGTGTCCTGGGtgctttcttccacctcctcctcctcctcctcctcttcctcctcctcctcagcggtGCAG AGTGCTACACGGGGGGCCTGGGGGGCTTGGTACAGCTTCGGCCAGCCCCGCATCCCCGCTTCCTTCACCCCGGTACGCCCGCCAACGTGTCTGTGCAGCTTGGGACGACCGCTCACCTACACTGCAAAATCGCCGGGTTAAGGGACCAGTCT GTGTCGTGGTATCGCAAGGTCGGAGACGAGATTCACCTGATCACCTTCGGGTTCCAGACTTACCACAACGATGacag ATTCGCCATGACCTACCAGCACCCCCACGATTGGCGTCTTCGGGTGAGATTCGTGCAGCACCGAGATGAAGGAACCTACCAGTGCCAAGTATCCACGCACCCTCCCATGTCAAGAACGGTCCATATGCATGTCGTGG AGGCCGCCATGCAGATCCTGGACGAGCGCGGCGTGGTCCTGCGCGAGAAGTTCTACCACACGGGCAGCACCATTGAACTGCGGTGCAAGGTGTCCAACGTGCCCACCGCCACGGCCCTCACGCTCACCTGGTACCGGGGACACCTGAGGCTGAACTACGACGCTCCCAGGGGCGGCGTGAG cGTGAAGACCGAGCTGAGAGGCACCACCGCCCACTCGTGGCTCCGTGTGGGCAACGCCGTCATCGAGGACTCGGGGACGTACTACTGCAACGTGACCAACCTCGCGGCCACCAGCGTCAACATCCACGTGGTGCCGG agaAATACCCAGCAGCCATACAGGGAGGGGGGGCGGTCTCCCCTAACCCCCCCCTcacgctcctccccctcctcctcctcctcctcctcctccacccctccccgccccctcacAGATAA